In Stigmatopora nigra isolate UIUO_SnigA chromosome 18, RoL_Snig_1.1, whole genome shotgun sequence, one genomic interval encodes:
- the LOC144211654 gene encoding inactive all-trans-retinol 13,14-reductase, with translation MWLFVLVACFVAWLGFTYRYLFGKGRPFTLESVRPPGPREFDLKKRDKVIKQGFSLDKVPQNLDVIVIGSGIGGLAAGATLAKAGKKVLVLEQHDQAGGCCHTYVEKGFEFDVGLHYIGQLHENSLLRIIFDQLSEGQLEFQELNQHFDTIQIGLGDEQREYTMVSGKNQMKAHLVKQFPDDAEAIETFFKIMKISAKKTHYLATLKLIPPWISSFLLKSGLADLFSPVFRLSGTCAADLVNTLTSNKDLHVIFSYLFYGVPPKDSSILINALLIHHYKRGAYYPKGGASEIAFHIIRTIRKYGGDCLVRAPVSQILVDAKGMAYGVKVRKGGEEVEIQAPVVVSNCGIFTTFQKLLPPEIQIKPDIQERVGMMKHGRGSFLVFSGFDGTKEELGLESTNFWLFKNNDMDKSMEDFFALDKEEAPDNIPMMFITMPSAKDPEAPKRHPGKSCMTILTMVKYEWFEEWKDTSVRKRGDQYQRYKMRFANNLFDWACRLFPKIKDKLVFQDVATPLTNSHYLGAQRGAMYSAEHNLDRFKSEAVAKNRCHTPVKNLYLSGQDVFSCGIAGALHGGVLCASAVLDHIVYIDLLFIKKKLKRRKAKELAMLAHKKLE, from the exons GTTTCAGCCTAGACAAGGTGCCCCAGAACTTGGATGTCATCGTCATCGGTAGCGGGATCGGCGGACTGGCGGCCGGCGCCACCCTCGCCAAAGCCGGCAAGAAAGTCCTGGTCTTGGAGCAACATGACCAGGCCGGAGGATGCTGTCACACATACGTAGAAAAAGGCTTTGAGTTTGACGTTG GTCTTCACTACATTGGTCAACTACACGAGAACAGTCTACTGCGGATCATCTTCGACCAACTCTCCGAGGGTCAACTGGAGTTCCAAGAACTGAACCAGCACTTTGACACCATCCAGATCGGGCTAGGCGACGAACAGAGGGAGTACACCATGGTCTCGGGGAAAAACCAGATGAAGGCTCACTTGGTCAAGCAGTTTCCTGATGATGCGGAAGCCATTGAGACGTTTTTCAAGATCATGAAG ATCTCGGCGAAGAAGACTCATTACTTGGCAACCTTGAAACTCATCCCACCTTGGATTTCTTCGTTCCTGTTGAAGTCGGGATTGGCAGACCTGTTTTCGCCGGTTTTCCGTCTAAGTGGGACCTGTGCGGCGGACTTAGTGAATACGCTGACCTCCAATAAGGACCTCCatgttattttttcctaccttttctATG GAGTTCCTccaaaggactcaagtattttGATCAACGCCCTCCTGATCCACCACTACAAACGAGGGGCTTACTACCCCAAGGGTGGCGCTAGTGAGATCGCCTTCCACATCATCCGCACTATTCGCAAGTATGGCGGCGATTGCCTGGTGCGGGCGCCCGTCTCGCAGATCTTGGTGGACGCTAAAGGGATGGCCTATG GTGTAAAGGTGAGGAAAGGTGGTGAAGAAGTGGAGATCCAGGCACCAGTGGTGGTTTCAAACTGCGGTATCTTCACAACCTTCCAGAAACTTCTTCCACCCGAGATCCAGATCAAGCCAG ATATTCAAGAGAGGGTCGGCATGATGAAGCACGGCAGAGGATCCTTTTTGGTCTTTTCCGGTTTTGACGGCACAAAGGAGGAACTCGGGTTGGAGTCCACCAACTTCTGGTTGTTCAAAAACAACGACATGGACAAATC GATGGAGGACTTTTTCGCTTTGGACAAAGAGGAAGCACCGGACAACATACCCATGATGTTCATCACCATGCCATCAGCTAAAGACCCAGAAGCCCCCAAAAGGCACCCTG GTAAATCTTGCATGACCATCTTGACCATGGTGAAATACGAATGGTTTGAGGAATGGAAGGACACCAGCGTCCGCAAACGTGGCGACCAATACCAACGCTACAAAATGAGATTCGCCAACAATCTCTTTGATTGGGCCTGCCGGTTGTTCCCCAAAATCAAAGACAAG TTGGTCTTCCAGGACGTGGCCACGCCCCTCACCAATTCCCATTACCTGGGCGCCCAACGTGGCGCCATGTACTCCGCCGAGCACAACCTGGATCGCTTCAAATCTGAGGCCGTGGCCAAGAACCGCTGCCACACTCCGGTCAAGAACCTCTACCTCTCTG GTCAAGACGTGTTCAGCTGTGGAATCGCCGGCGCCCTACACGGCGGCGTCTTGTGTGCCTCGGCCGTTCTGGATCACATCGTCTACATCGACCTTCTCTTCATCAAGAAGAAGCTGAAAAGACGCAAGGCAAAGGAGTTAGCTATGCTAGCCCACAAAAAACTGGAATGa